The window tacgttcaggggtagtttggtaatttcagtaaggtcggaaggggtagtttaggaattgtacattttgtaattgtttatttgaagcatgggggacaaaatgaaatggggtggtgtgatatgtttatttaatgtaatgaggatgagtgggaagataatgagtttggtagagaaagggattgattttaattgattaaagggtgggGATTATATATAGAGGTCTgaaaaatgatagaaggagaagaaagacagacagaaaaaaaagagattgaaaaaaagctgaacatttattccgaaaaaaaaaattgaaactctcaagaaaagaaaaacatacaaagaaaaaaaaattgaaaattagaagagaaagtagtacacacctgataaatattctggtatacaggtgtagaaattaagggttgaagattaactagcctttcaaaaatctgaaaatttcccttggtttctgtccgttattttcggcattcctggattttattttgaatttttcaaagctgtcactgggatttttgttgactggttattgctggttattgttgttgttgctgtgttacgtattacgttgctgactttcttcttcttatattgacaatatcaggtacacaactgtaattttggcattttgtaagctgaaatgaagaatggagtgttaaatttttaatttagtttaatttaattttttgtattgtatttaggttattcatgtattattattccgtaaatcactgtcatcggcataactaggcatattatagcgacatattaaataacgtctttaccagattattaggaaatatatttaaacctgattattaattaaaattgtttaaataaaaaaatagaagaaataacgtaaaaatggcgttattgaatcagtttggcaaaaattaactaagttccttattcataaggtttttcgtcaacgataagttaatccgaatcatgtagtcaatttcagttataacatgaattagtttgcaaacaagtattaggacatgatgaattaaaacaaagttagttaatgttaaattgtttaaatttttagaaatatgatttagtactcaagtttttatttttatttctttcaattttcagtatttgtaaataattagtttcaataagcttaagtcttactaataatttgaattttaatccaactatgggataattagttttttttttatttttttacttttcgataattccatgttgtatttatgattataattttattactttctgttaatatttgtttttctcttctatttaatatgtcattttcaagaatgtagatattgattttatatttataaaaaacttagtaataataaaaaggttgtcattaaaggatattcttaaaggatttcgctaaaaataaatagatagtcttactaacaatttgaattttaatccaactatgggataattagtttttttttatttttattttttacttttcgataattccatgttgtatctatgattataattttattactttctgctaatatttgtttttctcttctatttaatatgtcattttcaagaatgtagatattgattttatatttataaaaaatttagtaataataaaaggtagtcattaaaggatattattaaaggatttcgctaaaaataaatagatgtaaataatacaaatgtataggattctccaatctcatttatttatttaattattttaaaaaaaaattacttagaatttgggatgaattgtttagtgaatttcacttctttcccaaaagataatgacgcgttagactctttaagcgcgatttaattaattttaccttcttaaactcggatgcgcatttcatgcgacccaaatctaaatcctaaaacatcaaataaaatatgtttcgtattgtgggtgcatttcatgtgacacaatccaaagatatgttttaagcgatgttcacattcctaaaaaataataattataataataaagcggtaaaagataaaatttgcacatggttcataattgtattaaaaatcagataaataagccgaatataacagttgagcgaccgtgctagaaccacggaactcgggaatgcctaacaccttctcccgggttaacagaattccttatccggatttctggtacgcagactgtaatatagagtcattcttttcctcgattcgggattaaaattggtgacttgggacaccctaaatctcccaagtggcgactctgaaataattaaaccaatcccgttttcgactgtcctttaattggaaaaaactccctacgcacctcgcggtgccggaaaaaggaggtgtgacagctatctaccaggatacccactccattcttacccctcacgactccagagtaccacaacttatacccatccgcaTTTCTCGCCCTCGATctgacccacctagtctcctggacacacgctatattaatcttcctcttctgaaggatcttcgccaactctatagacttactcgttagcgaacctatgttccatggCCCGATTCTCAATCTATAGGCTCCATTtccccctctacctcccctgccTCCCGACCCACCCCCTGACCTCGGCCCCACTCTTTgccccacactctgccccaccTGAGGACATGCCTTTAATCTATCATCCCAGACTACCGCCACTACACCTACGACAAATCTACAgaagactcgctagtgcacaacggacaacgaatcaaactagaaggaaacaagtgaCTACCGGTACACCTATTGAATGATTTAACTATTGTGAACTAAAGTAACATTAATTTTGCTAACACCAAAAGGAAAACAGTAGAACGGGAGGTACCAATTCCCGAGAACCAAACCTGTGGTGATTTGCAGCCCTCGATGTACTTGCAAGCTCACACACCGCTTCCCACCGCCCTTTGCTGACGCTCGTccaggttgctctcctttgctagtgctcgtgcgcccaacttATCTCCAACAATCTTTGAGAATTTCcctgaaaacacagaaaataccacgacccaaaaaccaaaaGAGCtgtcaccgctaccactggtgtAGCACCGAAAGTAACTAGCAGCCGAAATTAACTGAAGAAAAACAACAAGCAAGCTTCTGAAATATGCGAGGAGATCCGGCAACATAACAGCAACAAACCGGTGACCAAACGAGTGCAACTCGATAGCAATGGACAGCGATTCAATCCGCCAAATTCCCAGTAATTATTAAGCTAAAATCAAAAATCGAAAATAGCAAAGAAACAAAATCGAAAATCTTCtcttatttctgatttttcttgtttattcttTTTTAGCCCTTTCTAAAATTTCAAATCTGGATTTTTATTCCAGATCTGACAGCTTCCTCAGTGCTAGTTAATTACTTCAGCTAATAGCAACGTAGTAATAAATGGAGCCTGAAAATTACACACAATCTCATCTGGAAAAGGTAACGGAAAAGTTGAATCGCGGCCGGGAACTCACGCGCCGGCTAAGAGAAATGATAAAGAAACCAGAAGCACGCGCCGGAGATGGATCTGTAATATTGACCCAGATCCActaataacattgaataagaaaaataaaatttaatttaaaaaaaactgCCCGGCTCGCCCGAACCCGCTTAGCCCGAACCCGTACGGGCCCTAAAAAACTCGAAATTTCCCAACCCGCCAGCAGCCCGTTTTCCCAGCCCGCTAACCAGCCCGTCTGCTAACCGAACAGGCTGGGGTTTTTACCGTTCAGCCCGTCCCAGCCCGTCCGATAAACACCCATGCTCCAAGGTCCAAATTAACCCAAGAAAAACACAAGAGCAACACTAGAAGTAATATTAGTGGAGTGTTCAGTTTTCAATTTGTCACTTTCGGGTCTGTACTTGCCCCGTTTCCGCTCCGTTTTCCTGCATCTCACAGTACTTCGTATTGTcgattttgtattttcttttttttcaatagtggaaaaagaacatcttcattTTCAATTCAAGAAAAAGAATCGGGAAAAATCCTCtgaagcaaaaacaaaaaaaaattctaggATTAGGGTTTTCTCCTATCTCTCTCTATAATTCTTCATATCTCTgcatttccttttttcttttttcaaataaaattttaactcAATTCTCTATTTTCACATTTCTAGGGTTTTCATTTCCCCTGATCGACTTCCCTTTCGTCCCAAAGATCGAAGCTTTTTCACCATTTTATCGTTCAATGGTATTGgaaattttaaattataaatttatttgttatttcatCTATTAATTTGAGTATTTGCTTAAAATTCCTTTTGGTGTGTAAAGTTTTtagccttttccttttctttacctCTAGTGGGTATCTGTTATTTATTTCCATTTAATTTGGGTTTTGCTGGTTAGTATTATTAAAGTTTGAGACCTTTTTCGTGTCATGGGTCAACCATAATTATTGTGTTTTTTAATTTGTTTGTGCTGCATTCATCAGATTATATATAAATTTCAGCATTTTAGAATTTAGAGTAGTACAGTATCTGGGGTTGTGTTTTAATCTAATTTGGAGGGTCAATGTATCCTGCTGGTATGGATTATGCACGGGACAGTGGTACGGCTCTGATTCCTACACGTTTTGTGTGGCCTTATGGGGGAACAAGTGTTTGCTTGAGTGGCACATTTACTGGGTACTAACTTTAAGCTGGCAAAATTCATTTCATtactgtttcttttttctttttgtctctGTGTGTGCGCGCGCTCGGCTAACATCTTGTGTTTCTTACGGATAATTTTGAAGGTGGTCGCAATGGCCGATGACTCCTGTTGAAGGATGTCCAACTGTATTTCAGACTCTTTGCAGCATACCACCTGGTTACCACCAGGTTTGTTTTGTATTATGGATTAATATTATAAAGTTACGTTTTTTATAGAAGTGATTTGAGCAAAAGATAGTACTATTAGTTTCAGTAGTTATATGCTTTGCTAGTGGATAGCAATCAATTGTGAATGTTATTCTTTTAATTAGTGAGTAGTTGGATAGCAGGACTATTTTTCACATATTTGTCGATTGTCTAAGGCTGTCATGCTATCTATTGTGACAAATCATTTAGTTCTTGTAGATATCGACATGTGACCTAACTTCAATCTAGAGCAAATTAGAAAACACTTTCCCCGATTTTGGGATTTCTTAAGCCTTGCTGCTACTTGCCGAGACCATTAACCGCCTAGTCCAGTGTGTAAACTTGCTGATGAGCTACTTAGATGGTCATAAGATGTTTTATTTGACTTACTACAGCAAGTATGTGGGCCTGTCGTTGGATATTGGTTTTCATTGCTTGCTTTATTTAAGGATTGAAATTCATTTCTGGTGTGGAAACTCCTGCCATCTAGTTAGAATAGAGATGTAATGGAAGGAAGCATCTGAGTGGGGTGCTGGAGGGGGATGCTAGTAGGCCGTCTTTTTGGGAGTAAGTATGCCATTATATTCATCTAAACCAACGCCAAGGAGCAGGGTATCTAGATCATACATATTCATTAGGTTGCACCAAATTGCTGAAAGATACAAGCTTTTGTATGTAAGTCCATTTACTGCTGCGGCCTTACTTTAAAGATGATTCATTTCCTTCCACGTTGCCAAAAAGCAAGCTGCTATTGCTAACCAAGCACTCCTACGGTCCTTACTCATTTTCTTTCTAGACCAGCATAAAAGCATTTCCTTTGCTGGTGTGGGCATCATCCTTATTTTAGTCCGTATAAATTCAAAAACAGACACCTGAGCTGGCTGGCAGATGGTTAATTAGTTCTTCTAGACAACTGTAGTAGACAGAGAGTTCATACTCAGCTGTGACTGTTCAGTTTAAAGGCTTGCCAAAACTTTGGTTTCAGAATtaagaaaaaacaagaaagagcCTTTTATAAGTGTGAGGTCTTGCCAGCATTTTCCATGCACTTTCTCGTTCATGACGAGAGAAATATGGGACGGCCTTCGGAAGTCTTGCATCTTACCTGTGTCTCAGATCTGGGAGTCATTTTTATCTGTGTCATGATTTTGAGTTTTAATAtcatttgcctttttttttttgttgcttctTTTCCTCATTAGATTTAGCATTTCAGCTTCCTTACATGAACTGATAAAGGATTTCTGGTTACATACTTTACTTGCAGTACAAGTTCATTGTTGATGGTGAATGGCGACATGATGAGAACCAACCTTTTGTGACTGGAAGCTATGGAACAGTTAATACTGTCCTCTTGGCTAGGGAATCGGACTACGTTCCAGCGGTACTAACTCCACGAATACCTCCTAGTTCTAGCATGGATGTGGATAGTCAGGCTTTTCAGCGCTTGGTAAGAGAATGCTGTACTCGTGCAAATTGCTGAACATTGCAAGTTGTTCATGAATGCTTAGGATATTGAGACTTTCTTAGTGTATCTATTATCATTTTAATGAATTTCTCCATCACATTGTATGCACTATTCTGTACCTGGAGCTGAGGATTTATGCTtttgtatgtatatattcttttGGTGCATCAGCCGTCATTCGTCATCAATAGTTAACTTCTACTTGTCCAGTTTTTTTGAAGAGGTTAGACATGAAGCCTCCATATTAACTGCATAGTTTATGTTTATTCTTTGCTGAACCAGCTCATTTGTGGTATGAGGGTGTCACTTCTTTTCTAGCCCCTTGTTTTCTGAGGCGCGATGACTTGATGACATTTTTAAGAACCTCTGAATCTATTTGTGAGACACCAGTCACTTTGGTCcactaattaaatgctaaaagAAGTGATCTTGAAGCACCCTGGTGTTCAACCATTATTGCCTATGTGACTTCTTTACTCCCTTCTTAACATATTCTCTTATATCCTCTAGAGGGGGAGCTAGTGACTCTGCCTTTTGACTTGTTAAAAATCTTTTTGCTTATATCTGTTGTAGGTAAGAGTGTCAGATGATGCTTTGCCAGATGATGCTTCCAGGATATCACAGACAGATTTAGATATTTCCCGTCACCGTATATCTGCAGTCCTATCAACACATACAGCTTATGAGCTGCTTCCAGGGTCAAGCAAGGTTTGATATATTTATCCTATATTTTGTCTAGGTGATGTGATGGGTATGAGTGTTTTGTTGCCTTTCCTGATTAGGGCTATTTTTCAGGTCATTGCTTTGGATGTTGACTTACCCGTAAAGCAAGCATTTCATATTCTTCATGAGCAGGTATATCTTCTATCGCGCTAGATGTCCTGTTTGTATCCTCATACGTATGGTACTTTCAGACTTTGTTACatttgagaactgttcttccattGGGTCCAGCCTTGAAGCCTCATTTCCATTTAAAAGAGAAAAGTCAGGATGGTCATTGAACAGAAGTTTGTGGATGTCAGAACAGATTCTCTTATAGAATCATATTTTGTAATTTGTGATTTCTCATGCATTATTGTATGAGCCTTGTTCATTTACTAGAATTGGGAATAGAATGACTTGTTAGTTAATACTTCTGCTTCCTCTGCAGATACACTCAGTTTATTAGATAAGATTGCGCAATGCCCTAtgcactaaaaataaaaataaaaataaaaagattaggCTTTGCCGTCTCCATTATGCTGTTTATACTTCTAGATATTCTCTTCCTGAAAATCTTGTAAGATCTGTTTCTGAGCCGTATTATTTTCAGGGTATTCCTATGGCTCCTTTATGGGATTTCAGCAGGGCACAATTTGTTGGAGTCCTTAGCGCTTtggattttattttaatcatgaGAGAGGTACACAGAGCTCTTTGCAAGTTTTAGTTATGTCTTATTTTTTTTGGGGACAACCATGGTGTCCAGGCACCTTGCACGCACCTCGACTAAAGTTTTGGTTATGTCTTTTAACTGGCAAATTCCTTTTAGCACTAATATGCTGCTATCAGTATTTGTATTTCTTCCAACATCTTGTACGACTTCTAATTGTTATGAATTTATTAATGCTGGTCCATTTTTTTGGGCTTACAATGTGGTCTGGCTTGTTCCCTTTGTGGTGCTATACTTTTGTTACTGCTTTGGAGGTGCCCTTGCACCTGTCTTATCTATAGACATACTGAAGGCGAAGTATGTGTAAAGTGACATTTGAAGGTAGCCCTCTGGTTTGCTTTTGTGCTTGCTTCCTATCATAACATGATCCATTATGCATTTTGGATATACCAatgcttttattatatatatgtatgtttgAGCAGCTTTGGCTTTGTCTCCCATCTATATTGTTTCAAAACTGTACAGAAATATTATTTCACTTTCTTTAAGCTGAAAAACCTGCACGTAGGAACTTGACCACCTCCAAGCTAAGAAaggtggaaatttttaaaaaagaaatagatGATACCAAAAGTTTTATATGATAAGTAGGCAAGTGCTGTAATTATGCCATTTTGGTAATCTAGTCAAATTACTTAACACTTGATTTAGTATCTTTGTACCTATGCTGTTATTACTTGAGAGTTCTATGTTGAAAGTTTCCCTTGTTGACATAATATGCCTTTACATTCCATCAAAATGTGGGTTTATGGGGTGGGATCTAGCTAAATTTATGTATTTTTTGTTTTCCCTAACGGCTGAGGTCTTATGATCATGCTTCATTTCAAAATCAACGATCAGTTAGTTGAAATCAGCTGGCAGGTTTATGGGGGCATTCGTTTTGT of the Nicotiana tabacum cultivar K326 chromosome 7, ASM71507v2, whole genome shotgun sequence genome contains:
- the LOC107805465 gene encoding sucrose nonfermenting 4-like protein isoform X2 produces the protein MYPAGMDYARDSGTALIPTRFVWPYGGTSVCLSGTFTGWSQWPMTPVEGCPTVFQTLCSIPPGYHQYKFIVDGEWRHDENQPFVTGSYGTVNTVLLARESDYVPAVLTPRIPPSSSMDVDSQAFQRLVRVSDDALPDDASRISQTDLDISRHRISAVLSTHTAYELLPGSSKVIALDVDLPVKQAFHILHEQGIPMAPLWDFSRAQFVGVLSALDFILIMREAGPDDNLKNVALEILQNGVATIPIIHSPAQDGSYPQLLYLASLSEILKHICRYFKHSPESLPILQLPIGSIPLGTWVPKIGEPNRQPLAMLRPTASLNAALDLLVQAQVSAIPIVDDNDSLLDIYSRSDITALAKDKIYTHISLEEMSIHQALQLAEEPYASYGSSSQKCHMCLRSDPLHEVMERLSRPGVRRLVVVEAGSKRVEGIISLSDIFKFLLG